From Chryseobacterium sp. H1D6B, a single genomic window includes:
- a CDS encoding LUD domain-containing protein, which translates to MSLFKRIVSKLTNQPEDEEKQSLEKLGDSLKNADLDYKFAQLFTHSGGFFNYCADEAEALQTLNQIIKIEGVSNLFCWDKELQSFLNVIKSPYTSELEHSNDAAFITCEYLIAYDGRIMLSHNNILHYHSSRLPGKIIIMANVSQIVNNLNDAMGKIKRNGNIKNLTSISGSQSKLDVSNANTKLFLLLLED; encoded by the coding sequence TTGAGTTTATTTAAGAGAATTGTAAGCAAACTTACCAACCAGCCTGAGGACGAGGAGAAACAGAGTTTGGAAAAGCTAGGGGATTCGCTGAAAAATGCGGATCTTGACTATAAGTTTGCGCAATTGTTTACGCATTCGGGTGGTTTTTTTAATTATTGTGCAGATGAAGCGGAGGCTCTACAGACTTTAAACCAGATTATAAAAATAGAAGGTGTCAGCAATCTTTTTTGCTGGGACAAAGAACTTCAAAGTTTTTTGAATGTTATAAAATCTCCATATACTTCAGAATTAGAACATTCTAATGATGCTGCTTTCATCACGTGCGAATATCTTATCGCCTATGATGGAAGAATAATGCTGTCCCATAATAATATTCTTCATTATCATTCTTCAAGACTGCCTGGTAAGATCATCATCATGGCCAATGTTTCACAAATCGTGAATAACCTTAATGATGCAATGGGGAAAATAAAGAGAAATGGAAATATTAAGAATCTTACTTCGATCAGCGGAAGCCAGTCGAAATTAGATGTATCTAATGCCAATACAAAACTATTTTTATTGCTGCTTGAAGACTAA